The following proteins are co-located in the Pochonia chlamydosporia 170 chromosome 6, whole genome shotgun sequence genome:
- a CDS encoding extracellular phytase (similar to Coccidioides immitis RS XP_001246989.1) produces the protein MLAKLNLAAVLAASLSAVSAQTYQRLGTCPTLGCVLPPDQSDFLPGQLFDLRVEVHAPVNGSEAAHDGKPDEKFKVTIAKEGKGAKDITKFFGIKEPEVEKWTFKWYEDLFAEDKKTPSVVNVASKVYRKLVLNEPGKYTVTLQYYGGEKTTAEWLVRPIVEKRKAKNVIFFIGDGMTTNMITAARLLGHKSINGKYQTRMQMDEFPVLGHQMTHSIDSYITDSANSASALYSGHKSTVNAMGVHADSSPDPFDDPKVETIVEIFRRITKGAWGAVSTAFLADATPIALSGHTRRRSEYGPLIDQALNGMTNYSWTNHGGPDVFFGAGAEQFFAGKGTYKGKDYYEEFAKKGYSVSLNKTSLDKIDTSKKALGVFCQSNLPVWLDRNIYKDNLRNFKNDPKGGKEPALDLPGLKDMTLKAIDVLHKRGGEKGFFLMSEAASVDKQMHALDYDRALGDLLELDDTVRETVKKLKQLRILDETLIVVSADHGHGFDVYGSADTEYLGKQEDERAKRNAIGVYEKSGLSQYTQQSKNIQYGTGVNFPANWEPRYAIAGGVGAAPDRREDYKVHKSGPREPAVKGGDGSYVVNPKDAPNGIVINGTLPTSEAQGVHSLTDVPVFAMGPCQETFGGTYSNVDIFYKMATCLGLARPNKECKPKKE, from the exons AtgcttgccaagctcaacctcGCTGCCGTCCTGGCAGCTTCGCTCTCAGCTGTCTCAGCCCAGACCTACCAGCGTCTTGGAACTTGCCCAACGCTGGGGTGTGTTTTGCCACCTGATCAGAGTGATTTCCTTCCAGGTCAGCTTTTTGACTTGAGAGTCGAAGTCCATGCCCCAGTCAATGGCTCCGAGGCTGCCCACGATGGCAAGCCTGATGAGAAGTTCAAGGTtaccattgccaaggaggGCAAGGGAGCCAAGGATATTACCAAATTCTTTGGTATCAAGGAGCCCGAGGTGGAGAAGTGGACTTTCAAGTGGTACGAGGATCTTTTCGCAGAAGACAAGAAGACTCCCTCcgttgtcaatgttgcttccaAGGTTTACCGCAAGCTCGTTTTGAACGAGCCCGGCAAGTACACCGTTACTCTGCAGTACTATGGCGGCGAAAAGACCACTGCTGAATGGCTTGTTCGCCCAATTGTCGAGAAGCGCAAGGCCAAGAATGTAATTTTCTTCATTGGTGACGGCATGACCACTAACATG ATTACCGCCGCCCGTCTTCTCGGACACAAGAGCATCAATGGAAAATACCAAACTCGCATGCAAATGGATGAGTTCCCTGTGCTTGGTCACCAAATGACCCACTCGATTGATAGCTACATCACCGACTCTGCCAACTCTGCCTCTGCCCTGTACTCCGGTCACAAGAGCACTGTCAATGCCATGGG TGTTCATGCTGATTCTTCTCCCGATCCCTTTGATGACCCCAAGGTTGAGACCATTGTTGAGATTTTCCGCCGAATCACG AAAGGTGCTTGGGGTGCCGTTTCTACTGCCTTTTTGGCTGATGCCACTCCCATTGCTCTGAGCGGTCACACCCGTCGCCGTTCCGAATACGGCCCTCTGATCGACCAGGCTCTCAACGGCATGACCAACTACAGCTGGACCAACCACGGTGGCCCTGACGTCTTTTTCGGTGCTGGTGCCGAGCAGTTCTTTGCCGGAAAGGGCACctacaagggcaaggactACTACGAGGAGTTTGCCAAGAAGGGATACTCTGtcagcttgaacaagacCTCACTCGACAAGATTGACACCAGCAAGAAGGCCCTCGGTGTCTTCTGCCAGAGCAACTTGCCCGTCTGGCTGGACCGTAACATCTACAAGGACAACCTGAGGAACTTCAAGAACGACCCCAAGGGCGGAAAGGAGCCCGCCCTGGACCTCCCTGGTCTCAAGGACATGACCCTCAAGGCCATCGATGTCCTGCACAAGCGTGGTGGCGAAAAGGGTTTCTTCCTAATGTCCgaagctgcctctgttgacaAGCAGATGCACGCTCTTGACTACGACCGTGCCCTCGGCGACCTCCTCGAGCTTGACGACACCGTCCGCGAGACCgtcaagaagctcaagcagTTGAGGATTCTCGACGAGACCCTCATTGTCGTTTCTGCCGATCACGGCCACGGATTCGA TGTCTATGGATCCGCAGACACTGAATACCTCGGCAAGCAAGAAGACGAGCGTGCCAAGCGCAACGCCATTGGCGTCTACGAAAAGTCCGGTCTCTCGCAGTACACCCAGCAGAGCAAGAACATCCAGTACGGCACGGGTGTCAACTTCCCCGCCAACTGGGAGCCCCGTTACGCCATCGCCGgaggtgttggtgctgcccCCGACCGCCGTGAGGACTACAAAGTCCACAAGAGCGGCCCTCGTGAGCCCGCTGTCAAGGGCGGCGACGGCAGCTATGTCGTGAACCCCAAGGACGCCCCCAACGGTATCGTCATCAACGGCACTCTGCCTACTAGTGAGGCTCAGGGCGTACACTCTCTTACTGATGTGCCTGTCTTTGCTATGGGTCCCTGCCAGGAGACCTTTGGCGGTACTTATAGCAATGTGGACATTTTCTACAAGATGGCCACCTGTTTGGGTTTGGCTCGTCCTAACAAGGAATGCAAGCCGAAGAAGGAGTAA